The Streptomyces sp. NBC_00224 genome contains the following window.
TCCAGGTACGGCTTGTAGTCGAGGAGGTCGGCGCCCGCGTGGCAGTCGGCCGAGATCACCGTGTACCGGTCGGCGGTCATGACACCCCCAGGACCGGGAAGTCGTGGTCGGTCAGCCAGTGCCGGCCCACCTCGCGCGACCGCGCCCAGGACGCCTCGACCGCCGATTGGTCCTCGCTCTGGCCGAGTTCGGCCGGGGTCGGGCCGATGCGCCGGGCCAGCGGGGCCAGTTTCGCGGTGTCGAAGCCGAAGACCTCCGCCGCCGCCAGGCCCAGCATCCGGCGCGTCTCCGCCACCGGTATGTCGTGGAAGGTCTTGCGCAGCCACTCGCGGGTATGCGGCCAGGTGCCCTCCGGGTGCGGGAAGTCGGAGCCCCAGAGGATGTTGTCGACGCCGATCTCGTAGCGCTGGGCCAGCTCGCGCCGTTTGGTGTTGGTGGCGCAGACGAAGATCTGGCGGTCCAGGTACTCGCTCGGCGGGCGCTTGAGCTCGGCGAACGGCGAGAGCTTCTTGCCGCCGTGCGCGCCCAGGTACAGCCGGTCCATGAACCACAGCAGGTTCGGCAGCCACCAGCAGCCCGACTCCGCGACCCCGAAGCGGAGTCCGGGGTGGCGCTCGAAGACACCGGACCAGAGCAGGAACCACAGCGGCCGGGCCGGCCACCAGGTGACCTCGCTGACGTAGATGCCGAGGTGGTCGCCGTACTCGTGGCGGGGCGCCGCTCCCGAGTGGGTGACGACCGGCATCCCGGTCTCGGCGGCCGCCGCCCAGACGGGGTCGTAACGGCGGTCGTGGTACGGGGCCTTGTCCACCCACATCGAGGGGATCATCAGCGCGCCGAGCCCGGACTCCTTGGCCCGGTGGATCTCCGCGACCACGCGCGCGACGTCGCCCGTCACCGGCAGCAGGGCGACCCCGCAGTGCCGTGCCGCGTTTTCGGCGCTCCCACCCACGAACTCGGCGAGCCAGCGGTTGTGCGCCTGCGCGCCCGCCATGCCGAGGTCGGGGTCCTGGTCGCCGGAGAGGCCGAGGCCCACCCCGAAGGGCGCG
Protein-coding sequences here:
- a CDS encoding amidohydrolase family protein, producing MPENSTSKGAHNDPYLIISSDCHAGLPTERYRPYLDSRFHRDFDGFLDGRERRREEMTRLGVRNEAFADKWFADNEEGLKGGWDAARRLKELDGDGVAAEVVFPDADAVDSRTAAPFGVGLGLSGDQDPDLGMAGAQAHNRWLAEFVGGSAENAARHCGVALLPVTGDVARVVAEIHRAKESGLGALMIPSMWVDKAPYHDRRYDPVWAAAAETGMPVVTHSGAAPRHEYGDHLGIYVSEVTWWPARPLWFLLWSGVFERHPGLRFGVAESGCWWLPNLLWFMDRLYLGAHGGKKLSPFAELKRPPSEYLDRQIFVCATNTKRRELAQRYEIGVDNILWGSDFPHPEGTWPHTREWLRKTFHDIPVAETRRMLGLAAAEVFGFDTAKLAPLARRIGPTPAELGQSEDQSAVEASWARSREVGRHWLTDHDFPVLGVS